Proteins from one Corynebacterium testudinoris genomic window:
- a CDS encoding DUF3558 domain-containing protein — translation MPARRLFILAAALLLTACTPLIDDASSPTSAVPSGPATTSAAPQPLALELAEFDPEGDFTVIDPCTEIPEEVYAAAGLGEVTYGPSYERELSAKCSYNADSVSKDGLFIVTGDRVPKSRVIELGYLLEPPVQSALEGVYFHHMGVDIGTACSAVVHTTRGRFVVNYGELNTDTTQLANCGTALEHLERIIHHLGENNGNAHRS, via the coding sequence ATGCCTGCCCGCCGCCTTTTCATCCTCGCTGCTGCACTACTACTCACCGCCTGCACCCCGCTTATCGACGATGCTTCGTCCCCGACCTCAGCCGTCCCCTCCGGGCCGGCCACCACCTCAGCGGCACCGCAGCCGTTGGCGCTAGAACTGGCGGAGTTCGATCCCGAGGGAGACTTCACGGTCATTGACCCGTGCACGGAGATTCCCGAGGAGGTGTACGCGGCGGCGGGCCTGGGGGAGGTCACTTACGGGCCTTCTTATGAACGGGAGCTCTCGGCGAAATGTTCCTACAACGCTGACTCTGTCAGCAAAGATGGTCTGTTCATCGTGACAGGGGATCGGGTACCAAAGTCTCGGGTCATCGAGCTGGGGTATTTGCTTGAACCTCCGGTGCAATCAGCCCTGGAAGGGGTCTATTTTCACCACATGGGAGTTGATATCGGCACGGCTTGTAGTGCCGTCGTCCACACCACTCGGGGGAGGTTCGTGGTGAATTACGGGGAATTGAACACGGACACGACTCAGCTGGCCAATTGCGGCACAGCGCTCGAACACCTGGAAAGAATCATTCATCACTTGGGGGAAAACAATGGAAATGCACATCGTTCCTGA